From the genome of Flavobacterium sediminis:
GAGGAAAAATGTTCTGTTTAACATCGTTAGCCGGTTGGGAAAACGGGAAACCATCCCTGAATTTAAAATGCGATCCTGAAGAGGCTTTAGAATTGAGAGCTCGTTATCAGGGGGTTCAGCCCGGATATCACATGAGTAAAAAACATTGGAATACGGTTTCGGTAAATCAAGATGTTGAGGATAAGGAAGTTGTAAAAATGTTGTGGCATTCGTACGATTTGGTTTTTTCGAGTTTGTCTAAAAAGTTGCAAACTGAAATTTCTCAATAAAACCGAGCTTTTTTTTGTAACAATTGTAACAGTAGGGATTGATATAAAGGTCTAACTTTAAATAACAAAACTAAAAAACATTGACATCATGACAACTACTGTAGTAATAGGAGGGAACTTTGCCGGAATGACAGCAGCCCTCGAGATTAAACGAAAAGGGAAAGAAGCTCACAAAGTCATTTTGATAGATAAATCACCATTATTTTTATTTATTCCTTCTCTTATCTGGGTACCATTCGGAAGAAGAGAAATTAAAGATATTTCTTTTAGAAAAGATGGAATTCTTCAAAAAAAAGGGGTTGATTTTATAAATGCAGAGGCATTAAAAGTCGATCCGAAAACACAAGTGGTTTATACTGATAAAGGGGAATTCAAATATGACCATTTGGTTATTGCGACAGGACCGAAAGTAAAATATGATGTAGCTCCCGGTGTAGCCGAGCATGCTTATTATGTAGGAACGCCAAACGGAGCAATGAAAATCCGTAAAGCATTAGAAGAATTTAAAAAAGATCCCGGACCAATTGTTGTCGGGGCGACCCAAAATGCAGGATGTATGGGGGCAGCTTACGAATTCTTATTCAATATTGAAAAATGGCTTAGAGATCAAAAAATCCGTAAAAAAGTGGATTTATACTGGATTACTCCGGAAGATTATTTAGGACACTTCGGAATTGACGGAATGCCTTTAGCAGAATCCATGTTAACCGGCTTTATGAAAATGTTCAATATTCATTTCAGAACGCAGGTAGGTGTTAAAGAAATGGAAAAAGACAAAGTGATTTTAACTAACGGAGAAGTGTTGCCAAGTAAATTTACAATGTTGATGCCGCCGTTTATAGGAGTGGATTTTGTGACCAATTCTCCGGAACTTCATGCAAATGCTGCCGGGTATGTCCCAGCAGGAGATGATTACAGACATCCGGATTATCCTAATATCTGGACTGCCGGAATCGCTGTAAATGTTCCGTTGCCTTTTACACCTAAAACAGTTCCTTTTGCAGCTCCGAAAACCGGTTATCCTTCTGATGAAACCGGAAAAGTTGTAGCCGAAAATATTATTCGGGTGACGAAAGGAGAAACCAAGTTAAAAGAAAAACCTTGGGGTAAAATTCCGGGCTTGTGTATTATGGATGCCGGAAAAAAAGAAGTAATTATTGTATCAGATAAACTTTTTAAACCAAGAAGTTTTGCTATTATGATTCCAAATGTGATTTATGATTTTAATAAAATATTATTTGAAAAATACTTTTTATGGAAAACCAAAAACGGGTATTCTTTTTTACCATAATTAAAAATAAAAAAGCGCCGTTCATCTGAACGGCGCTTTTTATATGAGATCTTTTTTCTTAGAAAGGTAAATCGTCGTGTTCTTCTTCATTGAAGTTTGTTGCCGGTTCAAAAGCATCAACAGGAGGCATGGTAGGCATCCCTTGAGCTGAAGCAGCCGGAGTTTCCGTTGCAACGCGTTCTATTCTCCAACCTTGGATAGAATTGAAATATTTAGTTTCACCTTGTGGATTAACCCATTCTCTACCTCTTAGGTTAATTGAAACTTTTACTAAATCACCGATGTTAAATTGATTTAGAATATCTGTCTTATCCTGAGTGAATTCAATCATGATATGTTGAGGATACTGCTCTTCAGTAGTCACAACTAATTCTCTTTTTTTAAAAGTGGCACTTATTTGTTGTACCGGATTAATTACTTTTACTTTCCCTGTTACTTCCATATATCTAAATAATTTATTTTTTTGCTAAAAGCACTTTCCATGCTTTCAGAACTTCATTTTCGTCTAATAATTTTTTTGCAAGCTGCATTTGTTTTAATTGATCGTCAGAACTTAAAGCAGCTTTTACCGAAAAATCCTCTTTTACAAAGATAGCAATTTCTTCTTCAGTTGGAATGGCTTCAATGTTACCTAATTTTCCCAGATCATTTCCGTTAAAAAAGTAGCTTTCTTTTATAAAGTCAGGAATGTTGTCAACGCCTATTCCTAAGGTTGTAAGGGGTTTTTCTACTTCAAACATTCCCATATTGGCTCTGGTGTACCAATTGCCTCCCATTCGAGCAACCAGATCAATTTTATGTTGATCTATTCCTCCGTTTTCATCTAAAACAGCTTCATCAATATGAATTTTAATCACTTCACAGATCACTAGATTTCCGGCGCCTCCTTCTTGACCTAAAGGAACGATCTCATTTACTTTGCATTCAAATTGAACCGGACTTTCAGCTACCCGGAATGGTTTTATAAGGTCTGAAGCTAACATAGTTAACCCAGATTTTTCAAATTCATTAACACCATCAGGATATTCTGTGCTGGAAAGAGACATTTGCTGTACAATATCGTAGTTTACAATATTGATTACAACTTCTTTTGTAGCTTCGCAGTTCGTTAAAGTGTGTTTTACCGTATTATTACGCACTCTTCTTGCCGGCGAAAAGACTAATATCGGCGGGTTAGAACTGAAAATATTAAAAAAGCTAAAAGGCGATAAATTAGGGTTCCATTAGGATCAACCGTACTGGCAAAAGCAATAGGTCTCGGTCCTACGGCTCCTTGCAAATAGCCTTGCAGTTTAGCCGGAGAAACTTCTTTAGGATTTATGGTCAGCATGTTTTTTAGTTTGGTACAAAGATAATTATTTAGGATAAACTTTTAGAAGGATTTGCTCCTGATGTTTCTGCTCTTTGTGGAGCAACCGGACGAAAGGCGTGACAGAGATAGAATAATAAACGCAGGAACTTGTACTTGTTTATGAAATTAGTATTTTTACTAACAAATAGCTATTATGTATTTCACCGACAAACGAAATATTACCCGTTGGTTTATTATCTCAGCCTCTTTTTTTATCGTAGTTCTTATCGTCTGGAATACGTATAATTTCTTTCAGATTTTTAAAAATGAAGAGCGAGTGCGAATGGAACTTTGGGCTACAGCTCAAAAGACGTTGGCAAATGCTAATGAATATACCGATGTGGAATTGCCTTTTCAGGTAATCAGTAAAAATAATACGATCCCTATGATCGTTACGGATACTACTAACAGAATTATCAATTTCGATAATATTGAACTTTCAGATTCTAATGATACAATTGCGTTGCAAGGATACCTTAATCAGATGAAATCGGAGAATCAGCCGATAAAAATGGAACTTTCCGCGCAGAATTATCAATTGGTGTATTATGGTAATTCACCTTTGTTGAATAAACTGAAATATTACCCGATAGCTTTATTACTGATCATTTTTTTGTTTGGAGCTGTGGTCTATAATTTTTACCGGGCGACTAAAATGGCGAGCCAAAACAAACTTTGGGCAGGTATGGCTAAAGAAACTGCTCATCAAATCGGAACCCCATTATCCTCTTTGATCGGTTGGGTTGAAATATTGAAAACGGAAAATGTAGATGAAGATATCGTTGATGAAATTGAAAAAGATGTCGGGCGTTTACAAACAATAACGGATCGTTTTTCAAAAATAGGAAGCGAGCCGATTTTAGAACGATTGGATGTTATTGCAGAAACTCAAATGTCATTTGAATATTTGAAGAGCAGAGCTTCCAAACAAGTGAAATTTAGCTTTGAGGCTCCCGATTATCCTGTTTTTGCCAATATTAATCCGGCACTACATAGCTGGACCATTGAAAATCTGGTTAAGAATGCTATAGATGCCATGAAAGGAAAAGGTGAACTTCATGTTGAAATAGAAGACTTGCCGAATCAGATTCACATAAAGGTTACAGATACGGGAAAAGGAATTCCTAAAAATCAATTTCAAAAGATATTTGAACCGGGTTTTACAACTAAAAAAAGAGGTTGGGGATTAGGATTGTCTCTTACGAAACGGATAGTGGAGGATTACCATAAAGGAAAAATAAAAGTAGTGCATTCAGAAATAGGAAAAGGAACGACAATACAGGTAAGTTTGACAAAGAGTCAGATACAGTAAATTAAAAAAGCCCTGCATAACATAAATGCAAGGCTTTTTTGATATGATATTCTTTCTCGTAGTTTATAGATTAGCACTTATTTTAGCAGCTAAATCTTCAAACTCTTCTTTTGTTAAATTCACTTTGCGTTGAAAACGCATATCATCCATGTCATGCAGAGGAATTAAATGAACGTGTACGTGCGGGACTTCCAGACCTACTACGGCAACTCCAATACGTTTACAAGGAATGGTTTTCTCAAGAGCTAAGGCAACTTTTCTGGAAAAAGCCATTAATCCCATATAATGTTCTTCTTCCATATCAAAAATCTTATCCACTTCTTGTTTCGGGATACATAAGGTATGCCCCTGAGTATTGGGATTGATATCTAAAAAAGCTAAATAATTGTCGTCTTCTGCAACTTTATAGCACGGAATTTCACCGTTTATTATTTTAGTAAATATAGAAGCCATGTTTATACCAGTTAATTAATCTCGTGTGATTTCTAAAATCTCAAATTTTAAAGCTCCGTTAGGAACCTGAACTTCAGCGACCTCTCCGACTTTTTTGCCTAACAGGCCTTTTCCGATAGGTGAAGTTACGGAAATTTTACCGGTTTTCAAATCGGCTTCACTCTCCGCTACTAAAGTATATTTCATTTCCATACCGTTAGCCTGATTTTTGATCTTAACGGTAGAAAGTACTAAAACTTTAGAAACATCCAGTTGAGATTCATCAATTAAGCGGGCATTCGCTAAAAGCTCCTCCATTTTGGCAATTTTCATTTCAAGTAACCCTTGTGCCTCTTTAGCGGCATCATATTCTGCATTTTCAGACAGGTCACCTTTATCTCGTGCTTCTGCAATAGCATCAGAAGCTTTTGGACGTTCCACGCTTTTCAAATATTCTAACTCGTCTCTTAATTTTTTTAATCCTTCTGCTGTATAATAAGATACTTTACTCATAACGTCATGTTTATATAAATAGAAAGAATCCATTGTGGGATTCCTTAACGCAAATATAGTGAATTTTTTAATATTAATGTTAATCTTAACGCAAGGCAAAAATATTTAATTTAAATTTGTTACATCAAAATGATTAATATTTTATTGTTTATGAAGAAGAGTGTGTTATTACTGTTTGCTGTTTTTTCTGTATTGTCTTGTACTAAAGACAGTTTTAATAATTCCAACCCCTATTTACCGAATTATGGTTTTTCTACAACACTGAATTTATCACTTCCGCAATATAATACCCTTTTATATCCGGCTAATGCAGTTTATGTCTTTACCGGTTCAGAAGGAGTTAGAGGAATTTTTGTATTTAATACCGGTTCCGGTTATGTAGCTTTTGATGCGGCATGTCCTAATCAGGAATTGAGCAGTTGCTCAACTATGAGCTTAGATGGTATTAAAGCTATTTGCCCTTGCGATGATGCCGAATATAGTTTATTTACAGGGCAATCACAAGGAAAAGAATATCCGATGAAACAATATAGAGTTGAAGTCCTAGATCAATATAGTCTAAGAGTTTATAATTAATAAAAAAAGGCTGTTAATTAAACAGCCTTTTTTGTATTAACTCTTAAAATTTAAGTGTAACACCCACTAATCCGTTGATTCCGGCTTGCGGGTAATAGCCGGTACCTTCAATGGTACTTACACTTCCCGGATTAGACCAGTCATCGTCATAAGTATAGAAGTAGCCGTTAGAGCTATATTTTGAATTCAATAGGTTATTAATAAGCGCTGTAAAAACAATTGATTTTAATCCTTTGTTTATTTTCCACTCATAAACAGCATTGAAATCAAGCGTTCCGTAAGCCTTCAACGCTGAAGCTTCAGAATCAATATTTCCCATATATTGTTTTCCTACATATTTACCTAAAAGGCTTAATTGTAAATTCTGAAGAGGTAAATAGTTCAGAGCTCCTGCGGATACGATTTTCGGAGAAAAAGCAATAGTGGTATTGCCTAAGTTTTTTAATTCGCCATCACGTTGGAAATAAAAATCAATATTTCTGTTATCGCTTAAAGTGGCATTTGCCTGAACATTGAATTTGTTAGTGATTTTTACTACGGACTCCACTTCAGCTCCTAAACGGTAACTTTTTCCTGAATTGGTAAAAATAGGCGAACCGGTGTCACTTAAAGCACCTGTCATAACTAACTGGTCAAGGTAGTACATGAAAAATCCATTGGCTGATAGTTTGAACTTAGAACTATTGTGTTTCCAGCCTAATTCAAAATCGTATAGGCGTTCCGGTTTGATGTTTTCATCTTCGTAATCACTTCTTCTGGGTTCTTTATTGGCTACTCCGGCAAAACCGTAGAAAGCATTTTTAGTGTTTAATTGGTAGTTTAAGCCAACTTTAGGGTTGAAGAAGTGAAATGTGTCATTAACATCTGCAAATTTATAAGAAGTAGCCTGATAACCCACGTAGCGGTATTGTAGGTCTATAAAAACATTTAATTTGTTAAATTGTTGTGAAGCTTTAGCGTAGAAATTGACATCGTCTTTGTTACCGTAATTGCTATAATAACGACCTAAATCAGGAATTTCATATTGAGTCCAGACAACATCTCCGTAATGTTTTCCTAGGTAACGATTCGCAGCTCCGCCAAGTAAAATATCCGTTTTAGCTGTTTTGTAATTAGCTGAAAAAGTAGCTCCGAAGAAGTCATTATCTAGCCATCTTTTTCGGATATAGTTCATTGAAGAGATGGTGTTCCCGTTTACAGTGATGTCATCTAATCCGAAGAAAGACAGGTAAGAATCGTCCTCAAATAAAATGTTGGAGTAGTAATAATTGTCTATGTATTCTTCGTAATACCCTTTTCCTTTCGTATAATGTAAGGCGGTATTAGAGGTCCAATTTTCAGTCCACTTTTCAGTCCAGTGTAATTGAAAGTGGTTTTGCCAATAATTATCTGTCTGGTCGTTGTAATATCCTGTAATTTCCCCGTTATCATTCATCATAATTCCGGAAACGTTAAATTTTCTGCCAAAATCAAAATTGGGATTAGTAGCACGCAACCCTTCCATTGCCGCAGTGTCCTGTCCCCACCAAGCTTGATAGGTTTTTTCTTTTCCGCCGAAAGCGATCAGTTTAATCAGAGTATTTTCTTTCACATAATTGGCATTGAAAAGGTAGCCGAACATATTAGAGGATCCACGATCTACATAACCGTCAGATTCAATTTGCGAGATACGTCCGTTCATTTCAAAATTGCCGTGTAGCCCTGTTCCGAACGACAAAGTGTGTTTTTGCGTGCCGAATGATCCTACTGAATTAGCGATCTCTGCATGTGCTTTTTCCTGATAACTTTTGGTTTGCATATTCAGACTGGCTCCGAAGGCTCCGGCTCCGTTTGTAGAAGTTCCGACACCTCTTTGTAGCTGAACACTTTCTAAAGAAGATGCAAAGTCAGGTAGGTCAACAAAAAAAGATCCTTGACTTTCGCTGTCGTTAAAAGGGATACCGTTAAGCGTTACATTGATCCGGGAACCGTCAGATCCGCGAACTCTCATAGCGGTGTAACCTACTCCGTTTCCGGCATCGGTAGTAGTAACTACCGACGGTAAATAATTTAATAAAATAGGAATGTCTTGTCCTAAGTTCTTTGATTCGATTTCTTCTTCAGAAACATTT
Proteins encoded in this window:
- a CDS encoding NAD(P)/FAD-dependent oxidoreductase, which gives rise to MTTTVVIGGNFAGMTAALEIKRKGKEAHKVILIDKSPLFLFIPSLIWVPFGRREIKDISFRKDGILQKKGVDFINAEALKVDPKTQVVYTDKGEFKYDHLVIATGPKVKYDVAPGVAEHAYYVGTPNGAMKIRKALEEFKKDPGPIVVGATQNAGCMGAAYEFLFNIEKWLRDQKIRKKVDLYWITPEDYLGHFGIDGMPLAESMLTGFMKMFNIHFRTQVGVKEMEKDKVILTNGEVLPSKFTMLMPPFIGVDFVTNSPELHANAAGYVPAGDDYRHPDYPNIWTAGIAVNVPLPFTPKTVPFAAPKTGYPSDETGKVVAENIIRVTKGETKLKEKPWGKIPGLCIMDAGKKEVIIVSDKLFKPRSFAIMIPNVIYDFNKILFEKYFLWKTKNGYSFLP
- a CDS encoding MmcQ/YjbR family DNA-binding protein, yielding MNIQQLYELCLSKKGVTEHFPFDEDTLVFKVGGKMFCLTSLAGWENGKPSLNLKCDPEEALELRARYQGVQPGYHMSKKHWNTVSVNQDVEDKEVVKMLWHSYDLVFSSLSKKLQTEISQ
- a CDS encoding TonB-dependent receptor, with product MKLLFTKSAKHKVTNPKTLLSLTAVLVYSVSFSQERAKDTTKVTDLKEVTVSAVRAKDKNPITFTNVSEEEIESKNLGQDIPILLNYLPSVVTTTDAGNGVGYTAMRVRGSDGSRINVTLNGIPFNDSESQGSFFVDLPDFASSLESVQLQRGVGTSTNGAGAFGASLNMQTKSYQEKAHAEIANSVGSFGTQKHTLSFGTGLHGNFEMNGRISQIESDGYVDRGSSNMFGYLFNANYVKENTLIKLIAFGGKEKTYQAWWGQDTAAMEGLRATNPNFDFGRKFNVSGIMMNDNGEITGYYNDQTDNYWQNHFQLHWTEKWTENWTSNTALHYTKGKGYYEEYIDNYYYSNILFEDDSYLSFFGLDDITVNGNTISSMNYIRKRWLDNDFFGATFSANYKTAKTDILLGGAANRYLGKHYGDVVWTQYEIPDLGRYYSNYGNKDDVNFYAKASQQFNKLNVFIDLQYRYVGYQATSYKFADVNDTFHFFNPKVGLNYQLNTKNAFYGFAGVANKEPRRSDYEDENIKPERLYDFELGWKHNSSKFKLSANGFFMYYLDQLVMTGALSDTGSPIFTNSGKSYRLGAEVESVVKITNKFNVQANATLSDNRNIDFYFQRDGELKNLGNTTIAFSPKIVSAGALNYLPLQNLQLSLLGKYVGKQYMGNIDSEASALKAYGTLDFNAVYEWKINKGLKSIVFTALINNLLNSKYSSNGYFYTYDDDWSNPGSVSTIEGTGYYPQAGINGLVGVTLKF
- a CDS encoding DUF3127 domain-containing protein; protein product: MEVTGKVKVINPVQQISATFKKRELVVTTEEQYPQHIMIEFTQDKTDILNQFNIGDLVKVSINLRGREWVNPQGETKYFNSIQGWRIERVATETPAASAQGMPTMPPVDAFEPATNFNEEEHDDLPF
- a CDS encoding HIT family protein, whose amino-acid sequence is MASIFTKIINGEIPCYKVAEDDNYLAFLDINPNTQGHTLCIPKQEVDKIFDMEEEHYMGLMAFSRKVALALEKTIPCKRIGVAVVGLEVPHVHVHLIPLHDMDDMRFQRKVNLTKEEFEDLAAKISANL
- a CDS encoding Rieske (2Fe-2S) protein, with product MKKSVLLLFAVFSVLSCTKDSFNNSNPYLPNYGFSTTLNLSLPQYNTLLYPANAVYVFTGSEGVRGIFVFNTGSGYVAFDAACPNQELSSCSTMSLDGIKAICPCDDAEYSLFTGQSQGKEYPMKQYRVEVLDQYSLRVYN
- the greA gene encoding transcription elongation factor GreA, which gives rise to MSKVSYYTAEGLKKLRDELEYLKSVERPKASDAIAEARDKGDLSENAEYDAAKEAQGLLEMKIAKMEELLANARLIDESQLDVSKVLVLSTVKIKNQANGMEMKYTLVAESEADLKTGKISVTSPIGKGLLGKKVGEVAEVQVPNGALKFEILEITRD
- a CDS encoding sensor histidine kinase, whose product is MYFTDKRNITRWFIISASFFIVVLIVWNTYNFFQIFKNEERVRMELWATAQKTLANANEYTDVELPFQVISKNNTIPMIVTDTTNRIINFDNIELSDSNDTIALQGYLNQMKSENQPIKMELSAQNYQLVYYGNSPLLNKLKYYPIALLLIIFLFGAVVYNFYRATKMASQNKLWAGMAKETAHQIGTPLSSLIGWVEILKTENVDEDIVDEIEKDVGRLQTITDRFSKIGSEPILERLDVIAETQMSFEYLKSRASKQVKFSFEAPDYPVFANINPALHSWTIENLVKNAIDAMKGKGELHVEIEDLPNQIHIKVTDTGKGIPKNQFQKIFEPGFTTKKRGWGLGLSLTKRIVEDYHKGKIKVVHSEIGKGTTIQVSLTKSQIQ